In a genomic window of Branchiostoma lanceolatum isolate klBraLanc5 chromosome 12, klBraLanc5.hap2, whole genome shotgun sequence:
- the LOC136445651 gene encoding cytochrome c oxidase subunit NDUFA4-like isoform X1, with protein MAEADTKMPHTRGKGMWGIIRKLFVPHHEPSLWPLFLVVGLGGCVAGGYLLRLALRSPDVCWDKKNNPDPWNRVSANEQYKFYSPNIDYKKLEPPPKY; from the exons ATGGCAGAAGCAGACACCAAAATGCCGCATACGAGAGGGAAGGGGATGTGGGGCATCATCCGGAAGCTGTTCGTGCCTCACCACGAGCCGTCG CTGTGGCCACTGTTCCTAGTTGTTGGCCTGGGGGGCTGCGTAGCGGGCGGATATTTACTGAGGTTGGCTCTGAGGAGTCCCGATGTGTG CTGGGACAAGAAAAACAATCCTGACCCCTGGAACAGAGTGTCTGCCAATGAACAGTACAAG TTCTACTCTCCCAACATTGACTACAAGAAGCTGGAGCCCCCACCCAAGTACTGA
- the LOC136446377 gene encoding tripartite motif-containing protein 3-like: MAAASSSLGTQIREELSCSICLDLFTRPKVLPCQHTFCQDCLQDLASRRVPLQCPICRQQVRLPPQGVAGLPDNLMAANMCERLRNQATLSEETKEQPQSGNRCSFHPSEEVKLYCKQCNMPVCTECCEESHDGHPTTGLKKAAQERKSTVQALINEGRNILENYLSFLRSLREEEKTLNEQKQHRDNSIIQTYNQMVQKLTPSKDHLLYESQQNHSENLEKIQTERDRVLADVNELSAVCNRAEQELQQGWVEFLSQQTALTEVVGKYRGKAAPTPVQTQPAVFQPKDTPVPVLGHVTVQSLPPAPIPAAPAPIPAAPAASNDAARGRGHHHGNQRQGEPQSQDQNVTFGGRGSATGQFSDPVGVTVSEEGEIFVADRDIQRIQVFTLQGTFVRQFPTVVPGEVKMSPDDVALDGEGNLWVVGRAGSAEFAVQYDKQGRVLRKFDLKKIEWKRGVAVDTRKNYILITQTTGDWPGLHGEVLVFRPDGTLVRTVGQQQEMKNPEYITVDEEGNTLVSDWYNHCVFVYNKYRQFLFQFGGEGRGEGQLNNPCGICTDRAGNIIVADRLNSRVEMFDKTGKFLKHITTDMKAPLAVAMAPQGQLVVTDDDDHFVSIFQTYRT, translated from the coding sequence atggcggctgcaTCGTCAAGTTTGGGGACACAAATCCGTGAGGAACTGTCCTGCAGCATCTGCCTGGATCTGTTCACCAGGCCCAAGGtgctgccctgtcagcacaccttctgtcaggactgcCTACAGGACTTAGCAAGTAGACGAGTGCCTTTGCAATGCCCAATCTGTCGTCAACAGGTCAGGCTGCCACCCCAGGGGGTCGCTGGTTTGCCAGACAATCTCATGGCGGCAAACATGTGTGAGAGACTGCGAAACCAGGCTACACTGTCAGAGGAAACAAAAGAACAACCTCAGTCTGGAAACAGGTGCAGCTTTCACCCCTCAGAGGAAGTCAAGCTATACTGTAAACAGTGTAACATGCCAGTTTGTACTGAGTGTTGTGAAGAAAGCCATGATGGACATCCGACCACAGGCCTTAAAAAAGCTGCACAGGAAAGGAAATCTACAGTCCAGGCATTGATCAATGAGGGGAGGAATATTCTGGAAAATTACTTAAGCTTCCTTAGAAGTCTGAGGGAAGAAGAGAAAACCCTGAATGAACAGAAACAGCACAGAGACAACAGCATCATTCAGACCTACAACCAAATGGTGCAGAAACTCACACCGAGTAAAGACCACCTCTTGTATGAATCACAACAAAATCACAGCGAGAACTTGGAGAAAATACAGACTGAAAGAGACAGGGTGTTGGCAGATGTCAATGAACTGTCTGCTGTCTGTAATCGAGCAGAACAAGAACTGCAGCAGGGATGGGTCGAGTTTCTCAGTCAGCAAACCGCTTTGACAGAGGTGGTAGGAAAGTACAGGGGAAAAGCAGCACCAACTCCTGTACAAACCCAGCCTGCTGTCTTTCAGCCCAAAGACACCCCAGTGCCAGTGTTGGGACATGTAACAGTCCAGTCTCTCCcacctgcaccaatcccagcagcacctgcaccaatcccagcagcacctgcaGCTAGTAATGATGCAGCAAGGGGCAGaggtcatcaccatggtaaccaaagGCAAGGGGAGCCTCAGTCTCAAGATCAGAATGTGACATTTGGTGGACGGGGATCAGCAACAGGACAGTTCAGTGATCCAGTTGGTGTTACAGTGTCAGAGGAAGGGGAGATTTTTGTAGCAGACAGGGATATCCAGAGAATCCAAGTCTTCACCCTGCAGGGAACATTTGTCAGACAGTTCCCAACAGTCGTGCCAGGTGAAGTGAAGATGAGCCCAGATGATGTAGCCCTGGACGGGGAGgggaacctgtgggtggtggggagGGCAGGATCTGCTGAGTTTGCTGTGCAGTACGACAAACAGGGCAGGGTGCTGAGGAAGTTTGACTTAAAGAAGATAGAGTGGAAGAGAGGAGTTGCTGTGGACACCAGGAAGAACTACATCCTCATCACACAGACCACGGGAGACTGGCCTGGCCTGCATGGTGAAGTTTTGGTGTTCAGGCCAGATGGGACACTTGTGAGAACTGTGGGTCAGCAGCAGGAGATGAAGAACCCAGAATATATCACTGTGGACGAGGAAGGGAACACTCTTGTGTCAGACTGGTACAAtcactgtgtgtttgtgtacaacAAGTATAGACAGTTTCTGTTCCAGTTTGGAGGTGAGGGAAGAGGTGAAGGACAGCTGAACAATCCCTGtggcatctgtacagacagggCAGGTAACATCATCGTGGCGGACAGGTTAAACAGCCGTGTggagatgtttgacaagacaggAAAATTCCTCAAACACATCACTACAGACATGAAGGCCCCactggctgttgccatggcaccaCAGGGACAACTGGTagtgactgatgatgatgaccactTTGTGTCCATATTTCAGACCTACAGAACCTGA
- the LOC136445651 gene encoding cytochrome c oxidase subunit NDUFA4-like isoform X2, translated as MAEADTKMPHTRGKGMWGIIRKLFVPHHEPSLIPLLILVGGAGCCAGLYMARMAIKHPDASWDKKNNPDPWNRVSANEQYKFYSPNIDYKKLEPPPKY; from the exons ATGGCAGAAGCAGACACCAAAATGCCGCATACGAGAGGGAAGGGGATGTGGGGCATCATCCGGAAGCTGTTCGTGCCTCACCACGAGCCGTCG ctcaTCCCCCTGCTTATTCTTGTGGGCGGTGCTGGTTGTTGCGCCGGCCTCTACATGGCGAGAATGGCCATTAAACATCCCGACGCTTC CTGGGACAAGAAAAACAATCCTGACCCCTGGAACAGAGTGTCTGCCAATGAACAGTACAAG TTCTACTCTCCCAACATTGACTACAAGAAGCTGGAGCCCCCACCCAAGTACTGA
- the LOC136446323 gene encoding tripartite motif-containing protein 3-like produces the protein MAAASSSLRAQIREELSCSICLELFTRPKVLPCQHTFCQDCLQDHAEVQVPFQCPICRRHVRLPRQGVADLPDNLMAASMCERLQNQATLSGETKEQPQSGNRCSFHPSEEVKLYCKQCNVPVCTECCEEGHDGHPTTGLKKAAQEKRSTVQALINEGRNILESYLNFLRSLREKEKTLNEQKQQRDNSIIQTYNQTVQTMVQALTQSKDLLLSESQQNHSENLDRIQTERDRVLADLNELSVACDRAEQELQQGWAEFLSQQTDFTEVVGKYRGKAALTPVQTQPAVFQPTDTPVPVLGHVIAQSLPSAPIPAAPAPIPAAPAPIPTAPAASFGAARGRGHHHGNQRQWEHQPQNVTFGKGGSGIEQFQDACGVTVSEEGEIFVADWGNKRIQVFTLQGTFILQFPTIVSSPLTQFLFGEQKMKPHDVTLDGEGNLWVVGKTHPGEFAVQYNKQGRVLGKFDLQKTRWFRGVAVDTRRNHILITQTTGDLCNPTHGEVLVFRPDGTLVRTVGQQQGMENPHYITVDGEGNILVSDWDNHCVFVYNEDGQFLFQFGGEGSGEGRLINPKGICTDRAGNIILADNGNRRVEMFDKTGGFLKHITTDMRAPQAVAMATKGQVVVTDVYNTVSIFHNY, from the coding sequence atggcggctgcaTCGTCAAGTTTGAGGGCTCAAATCCGTGAAGAACTGTCCTGCAGCATCTGCCTGGAGCTGTTCACCAGGCCCAAGGtgctgccctgtcagcacaccttctgtcaggactgtcTACAGGACCATGCAGAGGTTCAAGTGCCCTTCCAGTGTCCAATCTGTCGCAGGCATGTCAGGCTGCCACGACAAGGGGTCGCAGATTTGCCAGACAATCTCATGGCAGCCAGCATGTGTGAGAGGCTTCAAAACCAGGCTACACTGTCAGgggaaacaaaggaacaaccccAGTCTGGAAACAGGTGCAGCTTTCACCCCTCAGAGGAAGTCAAGCTCTACTGTAAACAGTGTAACGTGCCAGTTTGTACTGAGTGTTGTGAAGAAGGCCATGATGGACATCCGACCACAGGCCTTAAAAAAGCTGCACAGGAAAAGAGGTCTACAGTCCAGGCCTTGATCAATGAGGGGAGAAACATTCTGGAAAGCTACTTAAACTTCCTCAGAAGTCTGAGGGAAAAAGAGAAAACCCTGAATGAACAGAAACAGCAGAGAGACAACAGCATCATTCAGACCTACAACCAAACGGTGCAGACAATGGTGCAGGCACTCACACAGAGTAAAGACCTCCTCTTGTCTGAATCACAACAAAATCACAGCGAGAACTTGGATAGAATACAGACTGAAAGGGACAGAGTGTTGGCTGATCTCAATGAGCTGTCTGTTGCCTGTGATCGAGCAGAACAAGAACTGCAGCAGGGATGGGCCGAGTTTCTCAGTCAGCAAACTGATTTCACAGAGGTGGTAGGAAAGTACAGGGGGAAAGCAGCACTAACTCCTGTACAAACCCAGCCTGCTGTCTTTCAGCCCACAGACACCCCAGTGCCAGTGTTGGGACATGTGATAGCCCAGTCTCTCCCATCTGCACCAatcccagcagcacctgcaccaatcccagcagcacctgcaccAATCCCAACAGCACCTGCAGCTAGTTTTGGTGCAGCAAGGGGCAGaggtcatcaccatggtaaccaaagGCAATGGGAGCATCAGCCTCAGAATGTGACATTTGGTAAAGGGGGATCAGGAATAGAACAGTTCCAGGATGCATGCGGAGTCACAGTGTCAGAGGAAGGGGAGATCTTTGTAGCAGATTGGGGGAACAAGAGAATCCAAGTCTTCACCCTGCAGGGAACATTTATCCTACAGTTCCCAACAATCGTGTCTAGCCCGTTAACACAATTCTTGTTCGGTGAACAGAAGATGAAACCACATGATGTGACCCTGGATGGAGAGgggaacctgtgggtggtggggaaGACACACCCTGGTGAGTTTGCTGTGCAGTACAACAAGCAGGGCAGGGTGCTGGGGAAGTTTGACCTACAGAAAACACGGTGGTTCAGAGGAGTTGCTGTGGACACCAGGAGGAACCACATCCTCATCACACAAACCACAGGAGACTTGTGCAACCCAACTCATGGTGAAGTGTTGGTGTTCAGGCCAGATGGGACACTTGTGAGAACTGTGGGTCAGCAGCAGGGGATGGAGAACCCACACTACATCACTGTGGACGGGGAAGGGAACATTCTTGTGTCAGACTGGGACAAtcactgtgtgtttgtgtacaatgAGGACGGACAGTTTCTGTTCCAGTTTGGGGGTGAGGGAAGTGGTGAAGGTCGACTAATCAATCCTAAAggcatctgtacagacagggCAGGTAATATCATCCTGGCGGACAATGGAAACAGGCGTGTggagatgtttgacaagacaggcGGATTCCTCAAGCACATCACTACAGACATGAGGGCGCCAcaggctgttgccatggcaacaaaggGCCAAGTGGTAGTGACTGATGTATATAACACAGTCTCCATATTTCACAACTACTGA
- the LOC136445652 gene encoding G/T mismatch-specific thymine DNA glycosylase-like: protein MSGGAMSAANSVPPQPLPQEVPMEATAGKSAPKKRGRGRPPKVKQAKQEKITDTMKVEKKPKRKIDRFKGTPESELLLRTLPDHLSPNLDIVIIGINPGLMAAYVGHHYPGPGNHLWKCLYMSRLIDRPMTAMDDFKLINNGIGFTNVVERTTPGSKDLSRKEMMEGAKILVGKLQKYQPRIAAFNGKSIYDAFSSVFFGKKLKKDFMFGQQPDLVPGTTTRIFVMPSSSARCAQFPRAQDKVQFYLRLKRLRNELKGIQEDRDIEETDYSFDLIKAIEDAKRTKVKQEKGLDTDTCGGAHVHVDTPTAPGVAPGVAPGVAAAGEAPQPNWDLGVFPPMDFVDHIPDITSQ from the exons ATGTCGGGAGGTGCGATGTCTGCAGCTAACAGTGTACCGCCACAG CCTCTTCCTCAAGAAGTCCCGATGGAGGCCACGGCAGGCAAGTCAGCGCCCAAGAAGAGGGGCCGCGGACGACCTCCCAAGGTCAAGCAGGCCAAGCAGGAGAAGATCACCGACACCATGAAGGTTGAGAAGAAGCCCAAACGCAAGATCGACCGCTTCAAGGGCACGCCTGAGTCGGAACTCCTGCTGCGTACGCTACCTGATCATCTCAGTCCGAACTTAGACATCGTGATCATCGGCATCAACCCAG GCCTGATGGCAGCGTATGTCGGGCACCACTACCCCGGCCCTGGTAACCACCTCTGGAAGTGCCTGTACATGTCCAGACTCATCGACCGCCCCATGACCGCCATGGATGACTTCAAACTCATCAACAACGGCATCGGCTTCACCAATGTTGTGGAACGGACGACGCCGGGAAGCAAGGACCTCTCGCGGAAAGAGATGATGGAGGGGGCGAAGATTCTCGTCGGCAAGCTCCAGAAGTATCAGCCTCGTATCGCTGCCTTCAACGGGAAGAGTATCTACGACGCGTTCTCCTCGGTTTTCTTCGGGAAGAAGTTGAAGAAGGATTTCATGTTCGGTCAGCAGCCGGACTTGGTTCCCGGGACGACCACCAGGATATTCGTCATGCCGTCTTCTAGTGCGAGATGTGCACAGTTCCCAAGGGCTCAGGATAAG GTCCAGTTCTACCTGCGTCTGAAGAGACTGAGAAACGAACTTAAAGGAATCCAGGAGGACCGGGACATCGAGGAAACGGACTACTCCTTTGACCTCATCAAGGCCATCGAGGACGCCAAGAGGACCAAGGTCAAGCAGGAGAAGGGCTTAGACACGGACACCTGTGGGGGCGCACACGTGCATGTGGACACACCTACagctccaggtgtggcaccaggTGTGGCGCCAGGTGTGGCAGCTGCAGGCGAAGCCCCCCAGCCCAACTGGGACCTGGGCGTGTTCCCTCCCATGGACTTTGTAGATCACATACCGGATATCACCTCTCAGTAA
- the LOC136446376 gene encoding uncharacterized protein — MAAAPLSLGAQIGEELSCSICLELFTRPKVLPCQHTFCQDCLQDHASRRVPLQCPNCRQQVRLPPQGVAGLPDNLMAANMCERLQNQATLSGETREQPQSGNRCSFHPSEEVKLYCKQCNVPVCTECCEEGHDGHTTTGIKKAAQERSLTVQALINEGRNILESYLSFLRSLRGEEKTLNEQKHHRDNSIIQAYNQTVQKLTENKDLLLSESQQNHSKNLEKIQTERDRVLADLNELSAACDRAEQELQQGWVEFLSQQTALTEVVGKYRGKAAPTPVQTKPAVFQPTDTPVPVLGHMTVQSLPSAPIPAASAPIPAASAPIPAAPAPIPAAPAPIPAAPAPIPAAPAPIPAAPAASNDAARGRVHYHGNQRRGEHQPQNVTFGKEGSESGQFRDPNGVTVSDEGEIFVADKENQRIQVFTLQGIFVRQFPTVVSNLGLLTVLSGGQKMKPHDVAMDGKGNLWVVGKTDSAEFAVQYNKQGRVLRKFDLQKTGWIRGVAVDTRRNHILITKATGDWDTMGNLHGEVLVFRPDGTLVRTVGQQQGMKYPEYITVGREGRILVSDMWNRCVYVYNGDGQFLFQFGGYGSGEGQLKLPCGICTDRAGNIIVADSWNSHVEMFDKTGKFLKHIATDMENPCAVAMAPQRQLVVTDDENHTVSIIPTYWTRPSVPGPIPPFQDPSLRPRTRPSVPGPVPPSQDPSLRPRTRPSVPGPVPPFQDPSLGPRTHPSVPGPISPSQDPSLCPRTHSSVPGPIPPSQDPICLELFTRPKVLPCQHTFCQDCLQDHAGRGGTFQCPNCRQQVRLPRQGVAGLPDNHLVTSLCERLQNQATLSGETREQPQSGNRCSFHPSEEVKLYCKQCNVPVCTECCEEGHDGHPTKGLKKTAQERSLAVQALINEGRNILENYLSFLRSLREKEKTLNEQKQQRDNSIIQTYNQTVQTIMQKLTENKDLLLSESQQNHSENLDRIQTERDRVLADINELSAACDQAEQELQQGWAEILSQQTALTVVVGKYRGKAAPTPVQTQPAVFQPTDTPVQVLGHVTIQSLPSAPIQAAPAPIPAAPAPIPAAPAPIPAAPAPIPTAPAASFGAARGRGHHHGNQRQWEHQPQNVTFGEGGPGTGQFISPAGVTVSDEGEIFVADSGNQRIQVFTLQGTFVTQFPTVMPGGQKMGPEDVALDGEGNLWVVGRTESAGFAVQYNKQGRVLGKFDLQKTRWFRGVAVDTRRNHILITQTTGDLCNPTHGKVLVFRPDGTLVRTVGQQQGMKFSPYITVDGKGNIFVADNSNNCVYVYNSDGQFLFQFGGEGSGEGQLEYPCGICTDRAGNIIMADWGNSRVEMFDKTGKFLKHIATDMRAPLAVAMAPQGQLVVT, encoded by the exons atggcggctgcaCCATTAAGTTTGGGGGCACAGATCGGTGAAGAATTGTCCTGCAGCATCTGCCTGGAGCTGTTCACCAGGCCCAAGGtgctgccctgtcagcacaccttctgtcaggactgtcTACAGGACCATGCAAGTAGACGAGTGCCTTTACAGTGCCCAAACTGTCGTCAGCAAGTCAGGCTGCCACCCCAGGGGGTCGCAGGTTTGCCAGACAATCTCATGGCAGCAAATATGTGTGAGAGGCTGCAAAACCAAGCAACACTGTCAGGGGAAACAAGGGAACAACCCCAGTCTGGAAACAGGTGCAGCTTTCACCCCTCAGAGGAAGTCAAGCTCTACTGTAAACAGTGCAACGTGCCAGTTTGTACTGAGTGTTGTGAAGAAGGCCATGATGGACATACAACCACAGGTATTAAAAAAGCTGCACAGGAAAGGAGTTTGACAGTCCAGGCCTTGATCAATGAGGGGAGGAACATTCTGGAAAGTTACTTGAGCTTCCTCAGAAGTCTGAGGGGAGAAGAGAAAACCCTGAATGAACAAAAACACCACAGAGACAACAGCATCATTCAGGCCTACAACCAAACGGTGCAGAAACTCACAGAAAATAAAGACCTTCTCTTGTCTGAATCACAACAAAATCACAGTAAGAACTTGGAGAAAATACAGACTGAAAGGGACAGAGTGTTGGCTGATCTcaatgaactgtctgctgcctgTGATCGAGCAGAACAAGAACTGCAGCAGGGATGGGTCGAGTTTCTCAGTCAGCAAACCGCTTTGACAGAGGTGGTAGGAAAGTACAGGGGAAAAGCAGCACCAACTCCTGTACAAACCAAGCCTGCTGTCTTTCAGCCCACAGACACCCCAGTGCCAGTATTGGGACATATGACAGTCCAGTCTCTCCCATCTGCACCAATCCCAGCAGCCTCTGCACCAATCCCAGCAGCCTCTGCACCAatcccagcagcacctgcaccaatcccagcagcacctgcaccaatcccagcagcacctgcaccaatccctgcagcacctgcaccaatcccagcagcacctgcaGCTAGTAATGATGCAGCAAGGGGAAGAGTtcattaccatggtaaccaaagACGAGGTGAGCATCAGCCTCAGAATGTGACATTTGGTAAAGAAGGATCAGAATCAGGACAGTTCAGGGATCCAAATGGTGTTACAGTGTCAGATGAAGGGGAAATTTTTGTAGCAGACAAAGAGAACCAGAGAATCCAAGTCTTCACCCTGCAGGGAATATTTGTGAGACAGTTTCCAACAGTCGTGTCTAACCTAGGCCTGTTGACAGTCTTATCAGGTGGACAGAAGATGAAACCACATGATGTGGCCATGGACGGGAAGGGGAACCTTTGGGTGGTGGGGAAGACAGACTCTGCTGAGTTTGCTGTGCAGTACAACAAACAGGGCAGGGTGCTTAGGAAGTTTGACCTACAGAAGACAGGGTGGATCAGAGGAGTTGCCGTGGACACCAGGAGGAACCACATCCTCATCACAAAAGCCACAGGAGACTGGGACACCATGGGCAACCTTCATGGTGAAGTGTTGGTGTTCAGGCCAGATGGAACACTTGTGAGAACTGTGGGTCAGCAGCAGGGGATGAAGTACCCAGAGTACATCACTGTGGGCAGGGAAGGGAGGATTCTTGTGTCAGACATGTGGAATCGCTGTGTCTATGTGTACAACGGGGACGGACAGTTTCTGTTCCAGTTTGGAGGTTATGGAAGTGGTGAAGGTCAGTTGAAGCTTCCCTGtggcatctgtacagacagggCAGGTAACATTATTGTGGCAGACAGTTGGAACAGCCATGTggagatgtttgacaagacaggAAAATTCCTAAAACACATCGCTACAGACATGGAAAACCCatgtgctgttgccatggcaccaCAGAGACAGCTGGTAGTGACTGATGATGAGAACCACACAGTCTCCATAATTCCCACCTACTG gacccgtccctcggtcccaggacccatccctccgttcCAGGACCCATCTCTCcgtcccaggacccgtccctccgtcccaggacccgtccctccgtcccaggacccgtccctccgtcccaggacccgtccctctgtcccaggacccgtccctccgttccaggacccgtccctcggtcccaggacccatccctccgttcCAGGACCCATCTCTCcgtcccaggacccgtccctctgtcccaggacccattcctccgtcccaggacccatccctccgtcccaggaccc CATCTGCCTGGAGCTGTTCACCAGGCCCAAGGtgctgccctgtcagcacaccttctgtcaggactgtcTACAGGACCATGCAGGGAGGGGAGGGACATTCCAGTGCCCAAACTGTCGTCAGCAGGTCAGGCTGCCAAGACAGGGGGTCGCAGGTTTGCCGGACAACCACCTGGTTACAAGTCTGTGTGAGAGGCTGCAAAACCAGGCTACACTGTCAGGGGAAACAAGGGAGCAACCCCAGTCTGGAAACAGGTGCAGCTTTCACCCCTCAGAGGAAGTCAAGCTCTACTGTAAACAGTGTAACGTGCCAGTTTGTACTGAGTGTTGTGAAGAAGGCCATGATGGACATCCAACCAAAGGTCTTAAAAAAACTGCACAGGAAAGGAGTTTGGCAGTCCAGGCATTGATCAATGAGGGGAGGAATATTCTGGAAAATTACTTAAGCTTCCTTAGAAGTCTGAGGGAAAAAGAGAAAACCCTGAATGAACAGAAACAGCAGAGAGACAACAGCATCATTCAGACCTACAACCAAACGGTGCAGACAATTATGCAGAAACTCACAGAAAATAAAGACCTCCTCTTGTCTGAATCACAACAAAATCACAGCGAGAACTTGGATAGAATACAGACTGAAAGAGACAGAGTGTTAGCAGATATCAACGAACTGTCTGCTGCCTGTGATCAAGCAGAACAAGAACTGCAGCAGGGATGGGCCGAGATTCTCAGTCAGCAAACCGCTTTGACAGTGGTGGTAGGAAAGTACAGGGGAAAAGCAGCACCAACTCCTGTACAAACTCAGCCTGCTGTCTTTCAGCCCACAGACACCCCAGTGCAAGTACTGGGACATGTGACGATCCAGTCTCTCCCATCTGCACCTATCCAAGCAGcacctgcaccaatcccagcagcacctgcaccaatcccagcagcacctgcaccaatcccagcagcacctgcaccAATCCCAACAGCACCTGCAGCTAGTTTTGGTGCAGCAAGGGGCAGaggtcatcaccatggtaaccaaagGCAATGGGAGCATCAGCCTCAGAATGTGACATTTGGTGAAGGGGGACCAGGAACAGGACAGTTTATTAGTCCAGCTGGAGTTACAGTGTCAGATGAAGGGGAGATTTTTGTAGCAGACAGTGGGAACCAGAGAATCCAAGTCTTCACCCTGCAGGGAACATTTGTGACACAGTTCCCAACAGTTATGCCAGGTGGACAGAAGATGGGCCCAGAAGATGTGGCCCTGGACGGGGAGgggaacctgtgggtggtggggagGACAGAGTCTGCTGGGTTTGCTGTGCAGTACAACAAACAGGGCAGGGTGCTGGGGAAGTTTGACCTACAGAAAACACGGTGGTTCAGAGGAGTTGCTGTGGACACCAGGAGGAACCACATCCTCATCACACAAACCACAGGAGACTTGTGCAACCCAACTCATGGTAAAGTGTTGGTGTTCAGGCCAGATGGAACACTTGTGAGAACTGTGGGTCAGCAGCAGGGGATGAAGTTCTCACCGTACATCACCGTGGACGGGaaaggaaacatttttgtgGCAGACAATAGCAATAACTGTGTCTATGTGTACAACAGTGACGGACAGTTTCTGTTCCAGTTTGGAGGTGAGGGAAGTGGTGAAGGTCAGCTGGAGTATCCCTGtggcatctgtacagacagggCAGGCAACATCATCATGGCAGATTGGGGAAACAGCCGTGTggagatgtttgacaagacaggAAAATTCCTAAAACACATCGCTACAGACATGAGAGCGCCactggctgttgccatggcaccaCAGGGACAGCTGGTAGTGACTTAA